Proteins encoded by one window of Anopheles maculipalpis chromosome 2RL, idAnoMacuDA_375_x, whole genome shotgun sequence:
- the LOC126568099 gene encoding putative protein tag-52 yields MAQSTPKAGLRMQLQPLMPEDMRSELIAALKVQNVHNVRVGSGRRFMLPGSHSNSPVRCIPMVQNDEADKRQQLRLQAIREIRTSEESYLRQLDLLLEYFVTPLRHNGFLTEKVHNQIFGQLDTIHNLSQELLKKLDENLDNVVRAFTALGPFFKLYSVYAFDYRNSLCTLQSLMDKSPTLKRYITNTESRPEVQMKLISLLITPIQRIPRYKLLLQQVLLYTSPSDAAYKPLLESIRLVEQSVSHINAVVEDYENTQRLITVQNALTNKSLKLVKPGRKILKEGFLRKQKTDGSTSKKYCILMSDMFMYCRVVKDVEVLLTEGSSIACSCVFPLKKCKIVQLFRGNFRLTCSGDGTIFCSDSEDESHAWYVAIKEAIELHVQCRKTLRKLSSNRKPMRKKHLQRLEPEDDIMWLLRRKTASPDRVQKADRFKKRRHMLWPFRSINCLEMNQSVGEPSGLQQYVPTRSFAGESTVVQHRFPQATSSNTVDGAKPQFSRGEENSIQTTTSEAICGQFGDPNPSAHEAQANGSRHVHFRFPSSHWRY; encoded by the exons ATGGCACAATCAACGCCAAAAGCGGGTCTACGAATGCAGCTGCAACCACTAATGCCGGAAGACATGCGTTCCGAGCTGATAGCCGCCCTGAAGGTACAGAATGTACACAATGTTCGCGTTGGAA GTGGCCGTCGTTTTATGCTACCCGGTTCACACAGTAACAGCCCGGTACGCTGCATACCAATGGTCCAAAACGATGAAGCGGACAAACGACAACAGCTCCGCCTGCAAGCCATACGTGAAATTCGTACGTCCGAAGAGTCGTACCTGCGGCAGCTGGATCTGCTGTTGGAGTACTTTGTGACACCGTTGCGCCATAATGGATTTCTCACGGAAAAGGTGCACAATCAGATCTTTGGCCAGCTGGACACCATACACAACCTGAGCCAGGAGTTGCTAAAGAAGCTTGACGAAAATTTGGACAATGTGGTAAGAGCGTTTACCGCACTGGGACCGTTTTTTAAGCTTTACTCGGTGTATGCGTTCGATTATCGCAACTCGCTCTGCACACTGCAATCGTTGATGGACAAAAGCCCAACCCTGAAGCGATACATTACCAACACGGAATCACGCCCGGAAGTGCAGATGAAGCTGATTTCGCTGCTTATCACACCGATCCAGCGCATACCACGGTACAAATTGCTACTGCAACAGGTACTCCTGTACACCAGCCCATCGGACGCTGCCTACAAACCGTTGCTCGAATCGATCCGGCTCGTCGAACAGTCAGTGTCGCACATTAACGCCGTCGTAGAGGATTACGAAAACACGCAAAGATTAATCACCGTACAGAACGCACTGACGAACAAATCGCTCAAGCTGGTCAAACCCGGCCGGAAGATCCTGAAGGAAGGTTTCCTGCGCAAGCAAAAGACGGACGGATCGACCTCGAAAAAGTACTGCATCCTGATGTCGGACATGTTCATGTACTGTCGGGTGGTAAAGGACGTTGAGGTATTGCTGACGGAAGGTTCTAGCATCGCGTGTAGCTGTGTGTTTCCACtgaaaaagtgtaaaattgtACAACTTTTCCGGGGCAACTTTCGGCTAACGTGTAGCGGCGATGGTACGATATTTTGCTCGGACAGTGAGGACGAAAGCCACGCCTGGTACGTGGCGATTAAGGAAGCGATCGAACTGCACGTCCAGTGTAGGAAAACGCTGCGAAAGCTGTCGAGCAATAGGAAACCGATGAGGAAGAAACATCTGCAGCGGTTAGAACCGGAGGATGATATTatgtggttgttaaggcgtaAGACAGCTAGCCCGGATCGGGTCCAGAAAGCGGACCGATTTAAAAAGAGACGACATATGCTGTGGCCGTTTAGGAGCATTAACTGTTTGGAGATGAATCAATCGGTTGGGGAACCGAGTGGATTGCAACAGTACGTCCCAACGAGATCGTTTGCGGGTGAATCAACGGTCGTACAGCATCGATTTCCACAGGCAACGAGCAGCAATACTGTTGATGGGGCTAAACCTCAATTTAGTAGGGGAGAAGAGAATAGCATTCAAACTACTACTTCGGAAGCGATATGCGGGCAGTTTGGAGACCCGAACCCGTCTGCACACGAAGCGCAGGCCAATGGAAGTAGACACGTTCATTTTAGATTTCCTTCTAGCCATTGGCGTTACTGA
- the LOC126568436 gene encoding protein unc-119 homolog, which translates to MSVVGKKLSSSMAAQGTDADGPSATSPTTGGTNKTVPTSSTITPDYVLQLNKITDDYLCTPDANIYEIDFTRFKIRDLESGAVLFEIAKPSLNDITHTAGGGDGKGRESVAGANSDEPAGAPSAGTTTGTEDTEETFEPNAGRYVRYQFTPQFLKLKTVGATVEFTVGSKSVKNFRMIERHFFKDRLLKTFDFEFGYCIPFSKNTCEHIYEFPTIPPDLVNEMIQHPFETRSDSFYFVDGCLVMHNKADYAYNGGL; encoded by the exons ATGAGTGTGGTGGGCAAAAAGCTAAGCTCGTCGATGGCGGCCCAGGGCACTGATGCTGACGGACCATCGGCAACGAGTCCGACGACCGGTGGCACCAACAAAACGGTGCCCACCAGCAGCACAATCACGCCCGATTACGTGCTGCAACTGAATAAAATTACCGACGACTACCTCTGCACGCCGGACGCAAACATTTACGAGATCGACTTTACGCGGTTCAAAATCCGGGATCTGGAGTCCGGTGCGGTGCTGTTTGAAATAGCGAAACCATCACTCAACGACATTACCCACACGGCGGGTGGAGGTGATGGGAAGGGACGGGAATCGGTTGCGGGCGCGAATAGCGATGAACCTGCCGGAGCACCATCTGCAGGTACCACTACCGGTACCGAGGACACGGAAGAAACGTTCGAACCAAATGCGGGTCGCTACGTACGGTACCAATTTACGCCGCAATTTCTTAAACTTAAAACCGTCGGTGCTAC TGTCGAGTTTACCGTTGGCAGCAAGAGTGTGAAAAACTTTCGCATGATCGAGCGACACTTCTTCAAGGATCGGTTGCTGAAAACGTTCGACTTTGAGTTTGGATACTGTATTCCCTTTTCTAAAAATACGTGCGAACACATCTACGAGTTTCCCACTATCCCACCGGATTTAG TGAACGAAATGATTCAGCATCCATTTGAGACGCGCTCGGATAGTTTTTACTTCGTCGACGGTTGCCTGGTAATGCACAACAAGGCCGACTACGCATACAACGGTGGCCTGTGA